The Deinococcus koreensis genome window below encodes:
- a CDS encoding class I SAM-dependent methyltransferase: protein MTATLTPEMQALKSRLVATWNAGDYGHFATFLEAGALEFLERQGIAPGTRLLDVGCGAGQIGIPAARAGAVVTGIDIAPKQITQARARAQAEGLSAAFDEGDAEALPYPDASFDVVVSLFGAMFAPRPERVAAELTRVTRPGGRIVMANWTPQGFLGQVFRTLGQHVPPSPLMPSPMLWGDEATVRARLHGGVAALTLTRRPYPFAYPFGPAAVVEFFREYYGPINRAFAALDEAGQAALRQDLEGVWAAQNQASDGTTRYDAEYLEVVAVRPE from the coding sequence ATGACCGCGACACTGACCCCCGAGATGCAGGCCCTGAAGAGCCGGCTGGTCGCCACCTGGAATGCCGGCGACTACGGCCATTTCGCCACCTTTCTGGAAGCCGGCGCGCTGGAGTTCCTGGAGCGGCAGGGAATCGCGCCCGGCACGCGCCTGCTGGACGTGGGCTGTGGCGCCGGCCAGATCGGCATTCCAGCGGCGCGGGCGGGCGCCGTGGTGACCGGCATCGACATCGCCCCGAAGCAGATCACCCAGGCCCGCGCCCGGGCCCAGGCGGAGGGGCTGAGCGCCGCCTTCGACGAGGGCGACGCCGAGGCCCTCCCCTACCCGGACGCCAGTTTCGACGTGGTGGTCAGCCTCTTCGGCGCCATGTTCGCCCCGCGCCCCGAGCGGGTGGCGGCCGAACTGACGCGCGTCACCCGCCCCGGCGGCCGGATCGTCATGGCGAACTGGACGCCGCAGGGCTTCCTGGGGCAGGTCTTCCGGACGCTGGGCCAGCATGTGCCGCCCTCGCCGCTGATGCCCTCGCCGATGCTGTGGGGCGACGAGGCCACGGTGCGGGCGCGCCTGCACGGCGGCGTGGCGGCCCTGACCCTGACCCGCCGCCCGTACCCCTTCGCCTACCCCTTCGGCCCGGCGGCGGTGGTGGAGTTCTTCCGCGAATACTACGGGCCGATCAACCGGGCCTTCGCGGCGCTGGACGAGGCGGGGCAGGCCGCCCTGCGGCAGGATCTGGAGGGGGTGTGGGCCGCGCAGAACCAGGCCAGCGACGGCACGACCCGCTACGACGCCGAGTATCTGGAAGTCGTGGCGGTGCGCCCCGAGTAG
- a CDS encoding FAD-binding oxidoreductase, with protein MTRVESSPTSLNLSALQAALRGELIQPADSHYDEARALFNGMIDKRPALIARCTDVADVMAALNYAQERGLRVAVRGGGHNGGGLGSVDGGLVIDLGPMNGVRVDPVKRTVRVEGGALWGAVDHATHPFGLAVPSGIISTTGVGGLTLGGGLGYLTRRHGLTIDHLLEADVVLADGRLVTASEQEHADLFWALRGGGGNFGIVTSFLFQAQPVGTVVGGPTLWPLEMAPQVLRWFQAFIQNAPDGLNGFFALLTVPPGPPFPEALHLQKMCGVVWCYAGPQEQADAVFEPIAAFGPPALHGVHSMPFPALQSAFDGLYTKGLQQYWRADFFRTLDDAAIDALCAQGAALPTLHSTIHLYPVGGAAHRVSPDATAWSYRDADFAAVYYGVDPDPAGAGTITDWTVQTFDRLHGYSMGGAYVNFMMDEGQERVKATYRDNYGRLSRVKARYDPHNVFSVNQNIRASAG; from the coding sequence ATGACCCGCGTCGAATCCAGCCCCACCAGCCTGAACCTGAGCGCCCTCCAGGCCGCCCTGCGGGGCGAACTGATCCAGCCTGCGGACAGCCACTACGACGAGGCCCGCGCGCTGTTCAACGGCATGATCGACAAACGTCCGGCCCTGATCGCACGCTGCACCGACGTGGCCGACGTGATGGCCGCGCTGAACTACGCGCAGGAGAGGGGCCTGCGCGTGGCCGTCCGGGGGGGCGGGCACAACGGCGGCGGGCTGGGCAGCGTGGACGGCGGGCTGGTCATCGACCTGGGCCCCATGAACGGCGTGCGGGTCGATCCCGTGAAGCGCACCGTGCGGGTCGAGGGCGGCGCGCTCTGGGGGGCGGTCGATCACGCCACGCACCCCTTCGGGCTGGCCGTGCCCTCGGGCATCATCTCCACGACCGGGGTGGGCGGCCTCACGCTGGGCGGCGGCCTGGGCTACCTGACCCGCAGGCACGGCCTGACCATCGACCATCTGCTGGAGGCCGACGTGGTGCTGGCCGACGGCCGACTGGTGACCGCCAGCGAACAGGAACACGCGGATCTGTTCTGGGCGCTGCGGGGCGGCGGCGGCAACTTCGGGATCGTCACGTCGTTCCTGTTCCAGGCGCAGCCGGTGGGCACGGTCGTCGGCGGGCCGACCCTCTGGCCGCTGGAGATGGCCCCACAGGTGCTGCGCTGGTTCCAGGCCTTCATCCAGAACGCCCCGGACGGCCTGAACGGCTTTTTCGCCCTGCTGACGGTGCCGCCGGGGCCGCCCTTTCCCGAGGCGCTGCACCTGCAGAAGATGTGCGGCGTGGTGTGGTGCTACGCCGGCCCCCAGGAGCAGGCGGACGCCGTCTTCGAGCCCATCGCCGCCTTCGGCCCGCCCGCGCTGCACGGCGTGCATTCCATGCCTTTCCCGGCGCTGCAGTCGGCCTTCGACGGGCTCTACACCAAAGGGCTGCAGCAGTACTGGCGCGCGGATTTCTTCAGGACTCTGGACGACGCGGCCATCGACGCGCTGTGCGCCCAGGGCGCGGCCCTGCCGACCCTGCACTCGACCATCCACCTGTACCCGGTGGGCGGAGCGGCCCACCGGGTCAGTCCGGACGCGACCGCCTGGAGCTACCGCGACGCGGACTTCGCCGCCGTGTACTACGGCGTCGATCCCGATCCGGCGGGGGCGGGCACGATCACCGACTGGACGGTGCAGACCTTCGATCGGCTGCACGGATACTCGATGGGCGGCGCCTATGTCAATTTCATGATGGACGAGGGCCAGGAGCGCGTGAAGGCCACCTACCGGGACAACTACGGGCGCCTGAGCCGCGTCAAGGCCAGGTACGACCCGCACAACGTCTTCAGCGTGAACCAGAACATCCGGGCGAGCGCAGGGTAG
- a CDS encoding cupin domain-containing protein, whose amino-acid sequence MSKHRPILFALGAALLWAGLARSQGGLNPATLKWGAAPPFLPAGAQFALLDGDPGQDTRVTLRLKLPAGYQIPAHWHPTQEDVTVISGSLNVGMGDRLDQKAGTLLKAGGFVALPPKMNHFVWTDQDTVVQVHLQGPFEITYADPATDPRK is encoded by the coding sequence ATGTCCAAGCATCGTCCGATCCTGTTCGCCCTGGGCGCCGCCCTGCTGTGGGCCGGACTCGCCCGCAGCCAGGGGGGCCTGAACCCAGCCACCCTGAAGTGGGGAGCCGCGCCGCCCTTCCTGCCCGCTGGCGCCCAGTTCGCGCTGCTCGACGGCGACCCGGGCCAGGACACGCGCGTCACGCTGCGCCTGAAGCTCCCCGCCGGCTACCAGATTCCGGCCCACTGGCACCCCACCCAGGAGGACGTCACGGTGATCTCCGGCAGCCTGAACGTGGGCATGGGCGACAGGCTCGACCAGAAGGCGGGCACGCTCCTGAAGGCGGGCGGCTTCGTGGCGCTGCCCCCGAAGATGAACCACTTCGTCTGGACGGATCAGGACACGGTCGTCCAGGTGCATCTGCAGGGCCCCTTCGAGATCACCTACGCCGACCCGGCCACCGATCCCAGGAAGTGA
- a CDS encoding ATP-binding protein, which produces MTVQGHPVTPPLAARQQALLAWLLLHPGAPHPRKEIAFALWPDSAEAQAQTNLRRELHHLRRALPGGGPESGRYLEVTAHTLGWRQDAPYRLDVAEFEQALGSGPDVPTAELERAAGLYTADLLPSLEGDWLEPHRQALHARAVETLEALSTRLEQAGEPTRALHTARQLLALEPLRESVYARIMRLQLEMGDPAAARQTYARCVDVLAADLGARPGRALQEVYRDVLAATDAPPAPPGGLPLIGRGREWPQVLGVWRTASLGAARALLIAGEAGIGKTRLAEALLGLAEAEQARTARSRSYAAEGRLPYAPIIDWLRQPALQAQLPELEAPWRAELARLLPELAPSRSQGRPAISAQPTSEGWQRQRLFEALARAVLRGGPLLLLLDDLQWCDRDTLEWLHYLLRFDPQAPLLLLCTLRREEQDATPALRGFLRDLQQGGRLERIDLGPLSFGESSALAASILTRELSEQAQAQLFEATEGQPLFIVEAVRAGLASGTPNLEASSRVQAIITARLEQLSPAARSVTGLAATVGRAFEVRVLRQASDLDEEELTGALDELWQRAIIREQPQGAGAYDFTHDRLREGAYAELSPARRRLLHRRVAQALERQHADDPGAVAAQLAAHHEQAGQPGEAVHFSLLAAERANRVSASQDATLQANQALRLLERLPASPARDRSELSAHNSLAASLTALRGFTPPELEATLNRALELARALGDTPATIRILWGLFALHLVRGNVRLGRRLAEQAMTLTGEDTGLLIDIHMALGGGDQTEGRLAAAAEHFTVANQLYHQHRHRRLLFGADVGVFSLAWGAHGLWLQGSIEAAREQVTRAAAIAAELGHPFTQMQACAYRAISHQLEGDLDAAWAAAEATVAGCERHDIAYYHDWGVIVGGWVMAQRGDVAGGLARIRRGLDALRRQNAALRLPYYLALLAEVQLLAAQPQAARATLDSAQAVARQNGDLWYLPEVYRLHGLLDTAHARERFEQATGLAREQGARSLELRALTSLAAHLRGAQGSAAQLEGAVQTFPADLDTPDLTRARQLLRTLAERPTFLAGDDDQLPDPLRNA; this is translated from the coding sequence ATGACCGTTCAGGGCCACCCGGTCACGCCCCCGCTCGCCGCGCGACAGCAGGCCCTGCTCGCCTGGCTGCTGCTGCACCCGGGCGCCCCCCACCCCCGCAAGGAGATCGCCTTCGCCCTCTGGCCCGATTCGGCCGAGGCGCAGGCCCAGACCAACCTGCGCCGCGAGCTGCACCACCTGCGGCGGGCCCTGCCCGGGGGTGGGCCGGAGAGCGGGCGCTATCTGGAGGTCACGGCCCACACCCTGGGCTGGCGTCAGGACGCGCCGTACCGCCTGGACGTGGCCGAGTTCGAGCAGGCGCTGGGCAGCGGCCCGGACGTGCCCACCGCTGAGTTGGAACGGGCCGCCGGCCTGTACACCGCCGACCTGCTGCCCAGCCTGGAGGGCGACTGGCTGGAGCCCCACCGGCAGGCGCTGCACGCGCGGGCGGTCGAGACCCTGGAGGCCCTGAGCACGCGGCTGGAGCAGGCCGGCGAGCCCACGCGCGCCCTGCACACCGCCCGGCAGCTGCTGGCGCTGGAGCCGCTGCGCGAGAGCGTGTATGCCCGGATCATGCGGCTGCAGCTGGAGATGGGAGATCCTGCGGCGGCCCGGCAGACCTACGCGCGCTGCGTGGACGTGCTGGCCGCCGACCTGGGCGCGCGGCCGGGCCGCGCGCTGCAGGAGGTCTACCGGGACGTGCTGGCTGCCACCGACGCCCCGCCCGCGCCGCCGGGGGGCCTGCCGCTGATCGGCCGCGGGCGCGAGTGGCCGCAGGTGCTGGGCGTGTGGCGAACGGCCAGCCTGGGCGCGGCGCGGGCGCTGCTCATCGCCGGAGAGGCGGGCATCGGCAAGACCCGGCTGGCCGAGGCGCTGCTGGGGCTGGCCGAGGCCGAACAGGCCCGCACCGCCCGCAGCCGCTCCTACGCCGCCGAGGGCCGACTGCCCTACGCCCCCATCATCGACTGGCTGCGCCAGCCCGCGCTCCAGGCGCAGCTGCCCGAACTGGAGGCCCCCTGGCGCGCCGAACTGGCCCGCCTGCTCCCGGAACTCGCCCCCAGCCGATCACAGGGCCGACCGGCGATCAGCGCCCAGCCCACCAGCGAGGGCTGGCAGCGCCAGCGGCTCTTCGAGGCCCTGGCCCGCGCCGTCCTGCGGGGCGGCCCCCTGCTGCTGCTGCTCGACGACCTGCAGTGGTGCGACCGCGACACGCTGGAATGGCTGCACTACCTGCTGCGCTTCGACCCCCAGGCCCCGCTGCTGCTGCTGTGTACCCTGCGCCGCGAGGAACAGGACGCGACCCCCGCCCTGCGCGGCTTTCTGCGCGACCTGCAGCAGGGCGGGCGGCTGGAGCGGATCGACCTGGGGCCGCTGTCGTTCGGGGAGAGCAGCGCGCTGGCGGCCTCGATCCTGACCCGGGAGCTGAGCGAGCAGGCTCAGGCGCAGCTCTTCGAGGCCACCGAGGGCCAGCCGCTGTTCATCGTGGAGGCGGTGCGCGCCGGACTGGCGTCGGGCACGCCGAACCTGGAAGCGTCGTCGCGGGTGCAGGCCATCATCACTGCGCGCCTGGAGCAGCTCTCGCCGGCCGCGCGCAGTGTCACGGGCCTGGCGGCCACGGTCGGCCGGGCCTTCGAGGTTCGGGTGCTGCGCCAGGCCAGCGATCTGGACGAGGAGGAGCTGACCGGGGCGCTGGACGAGCTGTGGCAGCGCGCCATCATCCGCGAGCAGCCGCAGGGGGCCGGGGCCTACGACTTCACCCACGACCGGCTGCGCGAGGGGGCCTACGCCGAGCTGAGCCCGGCCCGCCGCCGGCTGCTGCACCGCCGGGTCGCGCAGGCGCTGGAACGCCAGCACGCGGACGATCCGGGAGCGGTGGCCGCCCAGCTCGCCGCGCACCACGAGCAGGCCGGGCAGCCCGGCGAGGCCGTGCACTTCTCCCTGCTGGCCGCCGAGCGCGCCAACCGGGTCTCGGCCAGCCAGGACGCCACACTGCAGGCCAATCAGGCGCTGCGCCTGCTGGAACGCTTGCCCGCCAGCCCGGCGCGCGACCGCTCCGAACTCTCGGCGCACAACAGCCTCGCCGCGTCGCTGACCGCCCTCAGGGGCTTCACGCCCCCCGAGCTGGAGGCCACCCTGAACCGCGCGCTGGAGCTGGCCCGCGCGCTGGGTGACACCCCGGCCACGATCCGCATCCTGTGGGGGCTGTTCGCCCTGCATCTGGTGCGCGGCAACGTCCGGCTGGGCCGCCGGCTGGCCGAGCAGGCCATGACCCTGACCGGCGAGGATACCGGGCTGCTGATCGACATCCACATGGCGCTGGGCGGCGGGGATCAGACCGAGGGCAGGCTGGCCGCCGCCGCCGAGCATTTCACGGTCGCCAACCAGCTCTACCACCAGCACCGCCACCGCCGCCTGCTGTTCGGGGCCGACGTGGGCGTGTTCAGCCTGGCCTGGGGCGCGCATGGCCTGTGGCTGCAGGGAAGCATCGAGGCCGCCCGCGAGCAGGTGACGCGGGCCGCCGCCATCGCCGCCGAACTCGGCCACCCGTTCACCCAGATGCAGGCGTGCGCCTACCGCGCCATCTCGCACCAGCTAGAGGGCGACCTGGACGCCGCCTGGGCCGCCGCCGAGGCCACCGTGGCCGGCTGCGAACGCCACGACATCGCCTACTACCACGACTGGGGCGTGATCGTGGGCGGCTGGGTCATGGCCCAGCGGGGTGACGTGGCGGGCGGGCTGGCGCGGATCCGGCGGGGGCTCGACGCCCTGCGGCGGCAGAACGCCGCCCTCCGGCTGCCCTATTACCTCGCGCTGCTGGCCGAGGTTCAGCTGCTGGCCGCTCAGCCGCAGGCCGCGCGGGCCACCCTGGACAGCGCTCAGGCCGTGGCCCGCCAGAACGGCGACCTGTGGTACCTGCCCGAGGTCTACCGCCTGCACGGCCTGCTGGACACGGCCCACGCCCGGGAGCGCTTCGAACAGGCGACCGGGCTCGCCCGCGAACAGGGTGCCCGCTCGCTGGAACTGCGGGCATTGACCAGTCTGGCGGCGCATCTGCGGGGCGCCCAGGGCTCCGCGGCGCAGCTGGAGGGCGCCGTCCAGACCTTCCCGGCCGACCTCGACACGCCCGACCTGACGCGGGCCCGGCAGCTGCTCCGGACGCTGGCGGAACGCCCGACGTTCCTGGCCGGCGACGATGACCAGCTCCCCGATCCTCTCCGGAACGCCTGA
- a CDS encoding LysR family transcriptional regulator, which yields MELRHLRHFVALAEEEHFGRAAERVFVVQQALSNSIRNLEDEVGVPLVLRTTRRVQLTPAGQEFLIGARQTLSLAAQSVERARRAARGEVGRLTVGFVSGLAFGGLPEIVRRFRELYPNVSVDLRELTAQEQESALRGEAIDVGLMLLPVRDPAFDSRALWRQPLVAALPAEHPLARRRKLRIGDLAHEPFVFFPRQIRATYFDQVMRWCAAAGFTPHVVQEAIEVPTLLSLVAAGIGVFLPIEFFSRLSLPGVVYRPVEGAPIVEIVAVWRRAEGNSPVVRAFLSVAAEVLEAQVRPGGPVSPAGVRASGPP from the coding sequence GTGGAACTCCGCCACCTGCGTCATTTCGTCGCGCTGGCCGAGGAGGAACATTTCGGCCGAGCCGCCGAGCGGGTCTTCGTGGTGCAGCAGGCGCTGAGCAATTCCATCCGCAATCTGGAAGACGAGGTCGGCGTGCCGCTGGTGCTGCGAACCACCCGCCGCGTACAGCTCACCCCCGCCGGGCAGGAGTTCCTGATCGGGGCGCGGCAGACCCTCAGCCTGGCCGCCCAGAGCGTGGAGCGCGCGCGCCGCGCCGCGCGGGGCGAGGTCGGTCGCCTGACCGTGGGCTTCGTCAGCGGGCTGGCCTTCGGCGGGCTGCCGGAGATCGTGCGGAGGTTCCGCGAGCTGTACCCGAACGTGTCCGTGGATCTGCGCGAGCTGACCGCCCAGGAGCAGGAGAGTGCGCTGCGCGGCGAGGCCATCGACGTGGGCCTGATGCTGCTGCCGGTGCGCGACCCGGCATTCGATTCGCGCGCGCTGTGGCGCCAGCCGCTGGTGGCCGCGCTGCCCGCCGAGCACCCGCTGGCCCGGCGGCGCAAGCTCAGGATCGGCGACCTCGCCCACGAGCCCTTCGTGTTCTTCCCGCGCCAGATCCGCGCCACCTACTTCGATCAGGTGATGCGCTGGTGCGCGGCGGCGGGCTTCACGCCCCACGTCGTGCAGGAGGCCATCGAGGTGCCCACGCTGCTCTCGCTGGTGGCGGCGGGCATCGGCGTGTTCCTGCCCATCGAGTTCTTCTCGCGCCTGTCGCTGCCCGGCGTGGTGTACCGCCCGGTCGAGGGCGCGCCCATCGTGGAGATCGTGGCCGTGTGGCGCCGCGCCGAGGGGAACAGCCCGGTGGTGCGGGCCTTCCTGAGCGTGGCGGCGGAGGTGCTGGAGGCTCAGGTTCGACCCGGCGGCCCGGTCTCCCCGGCAGGAGTCAGAGCGTCTGGGCCACCATGA